The Alosa sapidissima isolate fAloSap1 chromosome 16, fAloSap1.pri, whole genome shotgun sequence genome has a segment encoding these proteins:
- the olig3 gene encoding oligodendrocyte transcription factor 3 yields MNSDSSTSRSSSPDMDEMYLRDHHLSDGRLNSVSSTQSELLHKMSSEHIGRNGDKSPGGSKYKLKKQVTEQELHSLRLKINGRERKRMHDLNMAMDGLREVMPYAHGPSVRKLSKIATLLLARNYILMLTSSLDEMKRLVGEIYGGHHSAFHCGTISHSGGHTGNPAHQVHPLLGSALTSSTPSTLSSTLPGLTSIRAPHSLMKTAPAPPLQLGSGFQHWAGLPCPCTICQVPPAPHIPITSTGLTRLSSEKEVMK; encoded by the coding sequence ATGAATTCCGACTCGAGCACTAGCAGATCTTCTTCACCCGATATGGATGAGATGTATCTACGCGACCATCACCTGTCAGACGGGCGACTCAACTCGGTGTCTTCGACTCAGAGCGAGCTCCTGCATAAAATGTCAAGCGAGCACATCGGCAGGAACGGGGATAAATCACCTGGCGGGAGCAAGTACAAGCTCAAGAAGCAAGTGACAGAGCAGGAACTCCACAGCCTGCGACTGAAGATCAACGGGCGCGAGCGAAAAAGGATGCACGACTTGAACATGGCCATGGATGGCCTGCGTGAAGTCATGCCGTACGCGCACGGGCCGTCGGTCAGGAAGCTGTCAAAAATCGCAACTCTCCTTCTTGCCAGAAACTACATCCTGATGCTGACAAGCTCTCTGGACGAGATGAAGAGGTTGGTGGGGGAGATTTACGGCGGGCATCACTCAGCGTTTCACTGCGGAACGATAAGTCACTCCGGCGGGCACACTGGGAACCCCGCACATCAGGTGCATCCACTGCTCGGGAGCGCACTGACATCCTCCACACCCTCCACGCTCTCCTCGACCTTACCGGGACTTACCTCCATCAGGGCGCCACACTCCTTGATGAAGACGGCTCCAGCACCTCCTCTGCAGCTCGGCAGTGGCTTCCAGCATTGGGCAGGTTTGCCATGCCCCTGCACCATTTGTCAGGTACCGCCTGCACCCCATATCCCCATCACCTCAACAGGATTAACGAGACTGTCTAGCGAGAAGGAAGTGATGAAGTGA